In one window of Methanocorpusculum sp. DNA:
- a CDS encoding GDP-L-fucose synthase: MSDMHFEDKIILVTGGAGFLGSNVVKHLITSGAKKENIIIPRSRDIDLRVWENCLSVTKGVDLVIHLAASVGGIGYNMNNPGSLFYDNAIMGIQLIEAARQNSVDKFVAVGTICAYPKFTPIPFREEELWNGYPEETNAPYGLAKKMMLVQAQSYRQQYGFDAIYLLPVNLYGPGDNFNLDSSHVIPALIKKFIDAKEIGSDKVEVWGTGAASREFLFVDDAARAIVLAAQKYDKPDPVNIGSCMEITIKELVDLIAELTDFEGEIIWDTSKPDGQPRRMLDVSVAEREFGFKAKVGFDDGLKKTIEWYTQQR; the protein is encoded by the coding sequence TGATATGCATTTTGAAGACAAGATCATTCTGGTAACCGGCGGCGCTGGTTTCCTCGGTTCGAATGTCGTAAAGCATCTCATAACATCAGGCGCAAAAAAAGAGAATATTATCATTCCGAGAAGCCGCGATATCGATCTCCGTGTATGGGAGAATTGTTTATCGGTGACAAAGGGAGTGGATCTGGTGATCCACCTGGCTGCATCCGTTGGTGGTATTGGTTACAATATGAATAATCCAGGGTCCCTTTTTTATGATAATGCAATCATGGGGATCCAATTGATTGAAGCTGCCCGCCAAAATAGCGTGGACAAGTTTGTAGCTGTCGGAACGATCTGTGCATATCCAAAGTTTACGCCGATTCCATTCCGTGAAGAGGAATTATGGAATGGGTATCCTGAGGAAACAAATGCACCTTACGGTCTTGCGAAGAAGATGATGCTTGTTCAGGCTCAGTCGTATCGCCAGCAGTATGGATTCGATGCGATCTATCTCCTGCCGGTGAATCTGTATGGTCCGGGGGATAATTTCAATCTGGATAGTTCCCACGTGATTCCGGCATTGATCAAGAAATTCATTGATGCGAAGGAGATTGGGTCGGATAAGGTTGAGGTTTGGGGGACTGGTGCGGCATCTCGGGAATTTTTGTTTGTGGATGATGCAGCACGGGCCATCGTTCTTGCAGCTCAAAAGTATGATAAGCCGGATCCGGTAAACATCGGTTCCTGTATGGAGATAACAATAAAGGAGCTCGTTGATCTGATTGCAGAACTGACAGATTTTGAAGGTGAGATCATTTGGGATACGAGTAAGCCGGATGGTCAACCGAGACGGATGCTGGATGTGAGTGTAGCGGAAAGGGAGTTTGGATTCAAGGCGAAGGTCGGTTTTGACGATGGACTGAAGAAGACGATAGAGTGGTACACTCAACAACGGTAA